A section of the Candidatus Methylomirabilis lanthanidiphila genome encodes:
- a CDS encoding Histidine kinase, translated as MQPSSRSASVIDELNRLAASLDECVVGKCPAAPRVVDELNRLAAGLHETLNALAESEAKFRGLVKDAPDAMLLVDKTGRIVLANDEAERLFGYTQQELVGAPLEMLVPEHLRTQHTAHRATYLTHPVTRPMGIGLELYGVRKDGREFPVDIKLSHYPTKDGGIVMSAIRDITARKQAEAQLHLHTTALEAAANGIMITDREGKITWVNPAVTTLTGYTPQEMLGRTTRFLKSGHHDTEFYQHIWETILAGQVWHGEMINRRKDGSLYTEEQAIAPVRDDRGQITHFIAIKQDVTARKQADADLAAAHTELAQLYETTKDLAARWEALFTLSRLLNRSLELDEVFDTFARAVESYIPYDRLGVILPEGDQLRVAYSVAHVPLAAHQGQSWPKTNDTAIEWMLAHGEPRFVRDLVNEAKFRDETYLAQEGVRSALALPLLAGGEVLGVFFLDSLTTDAYSSRDIERLLPLADQVAIVIEHSRLWSSVQRHAEELKREVEERKRAEAAMQQAKLAAEAASHAKGEFLAKMSHEIRTPLNAIIGMTELTLDTALTTEQREFLQVVQSSSEALLTVINDILDLSRIEAGQMAIEEVAFHLREVVEGVAEILSIRAQKKGLELTCYVDPALPSRVLGDPTRLRQVLVNLVGNAIKFTERGEVAIQVEQTKVDTPGQVGLHCSVADTGIGIPEHQQTRIFDPFAQADATTARRFGGSGLGLSISKSLMELMGGRIWVESEVGTGSTFYCDLTVSVAEPEAETVQAGREAYPDLRDVAVLVVDDNPTNRLILRRTLQTWGMSIGEAAGGEEALALLRAPQARYQIVLLDYHMPGMDGAAVARAIREDPRLQAIRVVMLSSWEGLPPATRKELGIEVVLTKPVKQSKLLDMLMGLLRRAEAAEAPAEPSIPETIRSTLPRHILLVEDNVDNQNLVRRILEKAGYWVVIAGNGMAAVNAIRQVHYDLILMDVQMPEMDGFEATRAIRAWERGHNIGRAPIIALTAHAIAGYREQCLRQGMDDYLTKPLRKDLLLRTIRRYLGDSEEENTDNDSKVP; from the coding sequence ATGCAACCGAGTTCACGCTCAGCATCGGTTATTGACGAACTCAACCGTCTGGCCGCCAGTCTGGATGAGTGTGTCGTGGGCAAATGCCCGGCAGCGCCGCGAGTAGTGGACGAGCTCAACCGTCTGGCTGCCGGTCTGCATGAGACGCTCAACGCGCTGGCTGAAAGCGAGGCAAAGTTTCGCGGGCTGGTGAAGGATGCGCCGGACGCCATGTTGCTGGTCGATAAGACGGGGCGCATCGTGCTTGCCAATGACGAGGCGGAGCGGCTATTCGGCTATACGCAGCAAGAGTTGGTGGGCGCACCCCTTGAGATGCTAGTGCCGGAGCATCTCCGCACGCAGCACACCGCGCATCGCGCCACCTATCTGACACACCCTGTGACGCGGCCCATGGGGATAGGTCTGGAACTCTACGGCGTGCGCAAGGACGGGCGGGAGTTTCCGGTCGATATCAAGCTCAGCCACTATCCCACCAAGGATGGCGGCATCGTCATGAGCGCGATTCGGGACATTACCGCACGCAAACAGGCGGAAGCCCAACTGCACTTGCATACGACGGCGCTGGAGGCCGCGGCGAACGGCATCATGATCACTGACCGGGAAGGGAAGATCACGTGGGTCAATCCCGCTGTCACGACATTGACCGGCTACACGCCACAGGAGATGCTCGGCCGAACCACGCGTTTCCTCAAATCCGGCCATCATGATACCGAGTTCTACCAGCATATCTGGGAGACAATCCTTGCCGGGCAGGTCTGGCACGGCGAAATGATCAACCGGCGGAAGGACGGCAGCCTCTATACCGAAGAGCAGGCCATCGCCCCCGTTCGAGACGATCGTGGGCAGATCACCCATTTCATTGCGATTAAGCAGGACGTCACCGCCAGGAAGCAGGCAGACGCAGACCTGGCAGCCGCCCATACCGAATTGGCTCAACTGTATGAGACAACGAAGGACCTCGCCGCGCGATGGGAGGCGCTGTTCACGCTAAGCCGACTGCTGAACCGATCGCTCGAACTCGACGAGGTGTTCGATACGTTTGCCCGTGCGGTGGAGTCGTACATCCCGTATGACCGTCTGGGGGTGATTCTCCCGGAAGGCGATCAACTTCGGGTAGCGTACTCCGTCGCTCACGTCCCGCTCGCGGCCCATCAAGGACAGAGCTGGCCGAAGACGAACGACACGGCGATCGAATGGATGCTTGCCCACGGAGAGCCACGGTTCGTGCGCGATCTGGTCAACGAGGCCAAGTTCAGGGATGAAACGTATCTGGCGCAGGAGGGGGTCCGGTCCGCCCTTGCGCTTCCCCTCCTGGCCGGCGGAGAGGTGCTGGGGGTTTTCTTCCTCGACAGCCTCACGACGGACGCCTACTCCTCACGAGATATTGAGCGCCTGCTCCCGTTGGCGGATCAGGTGGCCATTGTCATTGAGCACAGCCGACTCTGGAGTTCGGTGCAACGTCACGCCGAAGAGCTGAAACGAGAGGTCGAAGAGCGCAAGCGGGCGGAGGCCGCGATGCAGCAGGCCAAATTGGCCGCCGAAGCGGCCAGCCACGCCAAGGGTGAGTTTTTGGCCAAGATGAGCCATGAGATCCGGACACCGCTGAACGCCATCATCGGCATGACCGAGCTCACCCTCGATACGGCGCTCACGACGGAACAACGAGAGTTCTTGCAGGTGGTGCAATCCTCCTCCGAGGCGTTGCTGACCGTCATCAACGATATCCTCGATCTCTCCAGGATTGAGGCGGGTCAGATGGCGATCGAAGAGGTGGCCTTTCACCTGCGAGAGGTGGTTGAAGGCGTGGCCGAGATCCTGAGCATTCGGGCCCAAAAAAAGGGGCTGGAGCTGACGTGCTATGTGGATCCCGCGCTGCCGTCGCGTGTACTCGGCGATCCCACGCGCCTGAGACAGGTATTGGTGAACCTGGTGGGCAATGCCATCAAGTTTACGGAGCGCGGGGAGGTCGCTATCCAGGTTGAGCAGACGAAGGTTGATACGCCCGGACAAGTCGGACTTCATTGCTCGGTGGCCGATACCGGGATCGGCATTCCTGAACATCAGCAGACCAGGATCTTTGACCCGTTTGCTCAGGCTGATGCGACGACGGCCCGGCGGTTTGGGGGAAGCGGGCTGGGCTTGAGTATCTCGAAGTCCCTCATGGAGCTGATGGGCGGCCGGATATGGGTCGAGAGCGAGGTCGGCACAGGATCCACCTTCTATTGTGATCTGACCGTATCCGTGGCGGAGCCTGAAGCTGAAACAGTACAGGCGGGGCGCGAGGCGTATCCCGATTTACGCGACGTGGCGGTGCTGGTGGTGGATGACAATCCGACCAATCGTCTGATCCTTCGACGAACGCTTCAGACGTGGGGTATGTCAATTGGCGAGGCGGCTGGCGGGGAGGAGGCCCTGGCGCTGTTGCGCGCGCCACAGGCGCGCTATCAGATCGTCCTCCTGGATTATCACATGCCGGGCATGGACGGGGCGGCTGTGGCGCGGGCGATCCGGGAGGACCCAAGGCTTCAGGCAATCAGGGTGGTGATGCTCTCGTCCTGGGAAGGGTTGCCCCCTGCCACCAGGAAAGAGCTGGGAATCGAGGTGGTCCTGACCAAACCGGTCAAGCAGTCCAAGCTCCTGGATATGTTGATGGGGCTGCTTCGAAGGGCGGAGGCGGCGGAGGCGCCCGCCGAGCCGTCGATCCCGGAGACAATACGCTCCACGCTCCCGCGACACATCCTGCTGGTCGAAGACAATGTGGATAATCAGAATCTGGTGAGAAGGATTTTGGAGAAGGCCGGGTACTGGGTCGTGATCGCGGGCAATGGGATGGCGGCGGTCAATGCCATTCGGCAGGTTCACTACGATCTTATCCTGATGGACGTGCAGATGCCGGAAATGGACGGGTTTGAGGCGACACGAGCGATCAGAGCGTGGGAACGAGGGCACAACATCGGGCGGGCGCCTATCATCGCGCTGACGGCGCATGCGATCGCCGGATATCGAGAGCAGTGTCTGCGCCAAGGAATGGATGATTACCTGACCAAGCCGCTGAGGAAGGATCTCCTGCTTCGGACAATCCGGCGCTATCTGGGCGATTCGGAGGAGGAGAATACAGATAACGACTCGAAGGTCCCATGA